A genomic stretch from Candidatus Methylomirabilota bacterium includes:
- a CDS encoding ABC transporter ATP-binding protein, with product MDDVLPFGGKLPWQAMTIEGKREPILACREVSGGYTLDAHREVLKAVSFQVQAGECLSITGPSGSGKSALLRLLNRFDDPVQGEILFRERPLQYYDPLELRRRIALVLQHPVMFHGTIRENLLRRPNGRQLSESTLVQALADVGLNRSFLHRNAMELSGGEKQRLSIARSLLGEPEILLLDEPTSALDARSLHLVVDTITQLNRVKGLTLLVATHQAELILRLGGRVLFLEGGRIVREEGAEQAARLLEEHG from the coding sequence GTGGACGACGTGTTGCCTTTTGGCGGAAAACTTCCGTGGCAGGCCATGACTATCGAGGGGAAGCGTGAACCGATCCTCGCATGCCGCGAGGTCTCCGGCGGGTATACGCTGGATGCGCACCGCGAGGTCCTGAAAGCGGTCTCCTTTCAGGTGCAGGCGGGGGAATGTCTCAGCATCACCGGACCCTCCGGCTCCGGCAAATCTGCCCTCCTCCGCCTACTCAACCGTTTTGATGATCCCGTTCAAGGCGAGATCCTCTTCCGCGAAAGGCCCTTGCAATACTACGATCCGTTAGAGCTCAGGAGACGGATTGCCCTGGTCCTTCAGCATCCGGTAATGTTCCATGGAACGATCCGAGAGAATCTCCTCCGGCGCCCGAACGGAAGGCAGCTTTCGGAGTCCACGCTTGTTCAGGCCTTGGCAGACGTAGGCCTGAATCGATCATTTCTCCATCGCAACGCGATGGAACTCTCCGGCGGGGAGAAGCAGCGGCTCTCCATTGCACGATCCCTCCTGGGGGAACCAGAGATCCTCCTGTTGGACGAGCCCACCTCGGCCCTCGATGCGCGCAGCCTCCACCTCGTGGTTGACACGATCACCCAGCTCAACCGCGTCAAAGGGCTAACGCTGCTTGTCGCCACCCACCAAGCGGAACTGATTCTCCGCCTGGGCGGCCGGGTCCTGTTTCTTGAAGGGGGCCGGATCGTCCGTGAAGAAGGGGCGGAACAGGCGGCCAGGCTTCTGGAGGAGCATGGATGA